One window from the genome of bacterium encodes:
- a CDS encoding transposase produces MKHCPYCQHSVQRWGHTESGASRFFCPSCRRTITRRKRKDVRERHLRHELDLWLGGKDNLREISEKRHETRQTFWKHMRPLLSFPFEPAIPRDPVHTLILDATYIHGNELCALVAIDENDRIFWRFAPHESYTEWYEFLKLFPRPKILVMDGQKGLFLAARSLWPLVPIQRCQFHVIAFCTQYTGRRPKDDASRSVLDLLYELKYAKTPESRDQWIRQYKKWESKYDLFLYARGNSGGYRYPKLRSIRYVIRKALPNLFTFIDHPGTPNTTNLVEGWVNAAVAEAIRRHRGIKDYEKKVLVSIILTHLVRGGDGKVKKSFYDSL; encoded by the coding sequence ATGAAGCATTGCCCGTATTGCCAGCATTCCGTTCAGCGCTGGGGTCATACCGAGAGCGGCGCGAGCCGTTTCTTCTGCCCGTCCTGCCGGAGGACGATAACCCGGAGGAAGCGCAAGGACGTGCGCGAGCGGCATTTACGCCATGAGCTCGACTTGTGGCTCGGGGGCAAGGACAACCTCAGGGAGATCAGTGAGAAGCGGCACGAGACGCGGCAGACGTTTTGGAAGCACATGCGCCCGCTCCTCAGTTTTCCGTTCGAGCCCGCGATACCCCGCGATCCGGTCCATACGCTCATCCTCGACGCGACGTACATCCACGGGAACGAGCTCTGCGCTTTGGTGGCGATCGACGAGAACGACCGCATTTTCTGGCGTTTCGCGCCGCATGAGTCGTATACGGAGTGGTATGAATTCCTGAAGCTCTTTCCGCGGCCCAAAATCCTCGTCATGGACGGGCAAAAGGGACTCTTTCTCGCCGCAAGAAGCCTGTGGCCGCTGGTTCCGATACAGCGCTGCCAGTTCCACGTCATCGCCTTCTGCACACAATACACCGGCCGCCGTCCCAAGGACGACGCGTCCCGGTCCGTCCTCGACCTCCTCTATGAGCTCAAATACGCGAAGACTCCCGAGAGCCGCGACCAATGGATACGGCAGTACAAGAAATGGGAGAGCAAATACGACCTCTTCCTCTATGCCCGCGGAAACTCCGGCGGGTACCGGTATCCGAAGCTCAGGAGTATCCGCTACGTCATCCGCAAGGCGCTGCCGAACCTCTTCACCTTCATCGATCACCCCGGGACCCCGAACACCACGAACCTCGTCGAGGGATGGGTGAACGCGGCGGTTGCTGAGGCGATACGGCGGCACCGGGGAATCAAGGACTATGAGAAGAAGGTGCTCGTGTCGATCATCCTCACGCATCTCGTGCGCGGGGGCGACGGGAAGGTGAAGAAGTCTTTTTACGATTCGCTGTAA
- a CDS encoding AAA family ATPase, with amino-acid sequence MLKGPPLDKICLDLKGVDRSGYPFSLPILENTEEIFFPSQVTFFVGENGTGKSTILEAIAVIAGFGPEGGSRNIHFSSSEERFHDDARKLAARMRPSWRKKPADGNGYFFRAESFFSLANHIDTIAREGGQGPGAAYAPYGGKSLHEQSHGESFLSFFINRIRSGGFFVFDEPEAALSPQRQLSLLTIIHDLCEDPDSQFVIATHSPILLAYPGATIYSCDSGSLRQVGYKETSHYEITREFLDNPERYFAQLFKK; translated from the coding sequence ATGCTCAAAGGACCGCCGCTCGACAAGATATGTCTCGACTTGAAGGGGGTGGATCGGTCCGGCTATCCTTTTTCGCTCCCTATTTTGGAGAATACGGAAGAAATATTCTTTCCCTCGCAAGTCACGTTCTTTGTGGGCGAGAACGGTACCGGCAAGTCCACAATTCTCGAGGCGATAGCTGTCATAGCTGGATTCGGGCCGGAAGGGGGAAGCAGGAATATTCATTTCAGCTCCTCCGAGGAACGTTTCCACGATGATGCAAGGAAACTCGCCGCGCGCATGCGGCCTTCCTGGAGGAAAAAGCCCGCAGACGGAAACGGGTACTTCTTTCGGGCGGAGAGTTTCTTCAGCTTGGCCAATCATATCGACACGATCGCCCGTGAAGGCGGACAGGGGCCGGGGGCAGCATATGCGCCGTACGGAGGAAAGTCGCTCCATGAGCAGTCGCACGGCGAGAGCTTCCTCTCGTTCTTCATTAACCGGATACGTTCAGGCGGGTTTTTCGTCTTTGACGAACCGGAAGCCGCGTTATCTCCGCAGCGCCAGCTTTCGCTCCTGACAATCATTCACGATCTCTGCGAGGATCCCGATTCGCAATTCGTCATCGCGACTCACTCACCGATCTTGCTTGCGTATCCAGGCGCCACGATTTATTCGTGCGACAGCGGATCGCTCAGGCAAGTCGGTTATAAGGAAACGAGCCACTACGAGATCACCAGGGAATTTCTGGATAATCCCGAGCGGTATTTCGCGCAATTGTTTAAGAAATAA
- a CDS encoding NUDIX hydrolase, with product METPEAIREFGIKRENEERRDGGCGVVFDPATQRYAIGKRDMDGLFLLFSGGVADDEDMEQGVLREVREESGLHDFLYVEKIAEAFTHYHNKAKNVNRVAKATCFLVILRSSDLIPTQLEAHEQFSLAWVTTEDILSNWRERNQDQGLDHWVWFLEKSVARAIELGYDTSRSVA from the coding sequence ATGGAAACCCCGGAAGCCATTCGCGAATTCGGTATCAAGCGGGAGAACGAAGAACGCCGGGACGGCGGGTGCGGCGTTGTCTTTGACCCCGCGACCCAGCGATACGCTATCGGCAAGCGGGATATGGACGGGCTGTTTCTTCTGTTTTCCGGCGGCGTTGCGGACGATGAGGATATGGAACAGGGCGTCCTGCGAGAAGTGAGGGAAGAGAGCGGCCTTCATGATTTTCTGTACGTGGAGAAGATCGCCGAAGCTTTTACGCACTATCACAACAAAGCCAAGAACGTGAACCGGGTTGCCAAGGCCACCTGCTTTCTCGTTATTCTGAGGAGTTCCGATCTCATACCGACGCAGCTTGAAGCGCATGAGCAGTTCTCGCTCGCGTGGGTTACGACCGAAGATATCCTTTCGAACTGGCGGGAGCGCAACCAAGACCAGGGTCTCGATCACTGGGTATGGTTCCTCGAAAAGTCAGTCGCACGCGCGATCGAGCTTGGGTACGACACCTCCCGTTCCGTTGCGTGA
- a CDS encoding peptidoglycan-binding protein: MHTIAAKLGAMAIAPFMLFSAHAQTQHAPPKTPAPEHPKPELSCTTLEHNLSFGSRDSNTDGEVSELQAFLRADGYLKAAVSGTYGAATARAVASFQRDEHIAATGSAGPKTRAAIESASCGEASADLSISGIDAPTALAIGAEGTWIVNVDQKGDGNLRYSVKWGDEGKARMMALSASEETSSSATFTHAYDSAGTYAPEFTVTDESGHTATKVAATVTVGSEAAAAHIASIAPKYGYAGATATLTGTGFLADSKVSFGGTDAENVTVISDTSVTFTVPAVDPGTYDVALTNGNGTSNAVSFKVIAKPAAKLSISGIDAPVKLSVDQEGTWTVHADTNTSGSLHYSVTWGDEGAMRSMLASKGTVQTSSTFTHSYAKAGTYAPKFTVSDDSGKSASVSATVVVRAK, translated from the coding sequence ATGCACACCATTGCAGCAAAACTCGGAGCGATGGCGATTGCGCCGTTCATGCTGTTCTCCGCACACGCGCAGACGCAGCATGCGCCGCCCAAGACGCCCGCGCCCGAACATCCTAAGCCCGAGCTCTCCTGCACGACGCTCGAGCACAATCTTTCCTTCGGCTCCAGGGACTCGAACACCGACGGGGAAGTGAGCGAACTGCAGGCGTTCCTTCGGGCCGACGGCTATCTGAAGGCCGCCGTCTCGGGGACGTATGGCGCGGCGACCGCGCGCGCCGTGGCGAGCTTCCAGCGCGACGAGCATATCGCCGCGACCGGCTCCGCGGGTCCTAAGACGCGCGCCGCGATCGAGTCGGCAAGCTGCGGCGAAGCGTCCGCGGACCTCTCGATCTCCGGGATCGACGCGCCGACCGCCCTTGCGATAGGCGCGGAAGGTACGTGGATCGTGAACGTCGATCAGAAGGGCGACGGCAATCTCCGCTACTCGGTCAAATGGGGCGACGAGGGCAAGGCGAGGATGATGGCGCTTTCCGCTTCGGAAGAGACCTCTTCTTCCGCGACATTCACCCACGCCTATGACAGCGCGGGTACGTACGCGCCCGAGTTCACCGTGACCGACGAGAGCGGCCATACGGCCACCAAAGTCGCGGCTACGGTGACGGTCGGAAGCGAAGCGGCGGCAGCGCACATCGCGTCGATCGCTCCGAAGTACGGGTATGCGGGAGCAACCGCGACCCTTACGGGCACCGGCTTCCTCGCGGATAGCAAGGTGAGCTTCGGCGGCACCGATGCGGAGAACGTCACGGTCATAAGCGACACGTCCGTGACCTTTACCGTCCCGGCGGTCGACCCCGGCACCTACGACGTCGCCCTTACGAACGGGAACGGCACGAGCAACGCGGTTTCCTTCAAAGTAATCGCGAAGCCCGCGGCCAAGCTCTCGATCTCGGGAATCGACGCTCCGGTGAAGCTCTCGGTTGATCAGGAGGGGACGTGGACGGTCCATGCGGATACGAACACGTCCGGCAGCCTCCACTACAGCGTGACATGGGGCGACGAAGGGGCCATGCGCTCGATGCTTGCGTCGAAGGGTACGGTTCAGACTTCCTCGACCTTCACCCACAGCTACGCGAAGGCGGGGACGTATGCCCCGAAGTTCACGGTTTCTGACGACAGCGGCAAGAGCGCGTCCGTAAGCGCGACGGTCGTCGTCCGAGCGAAGTAA
- a CDS encoding ASCH domain-containing protein produces the protein MDSFAFGDSPAMADELLGLVLSGKKTATAWAASQGIKGTEVGKREVIKDGAGRERVIIETTEIVPRPFSEVDASFARDEGEGDLSLAYWRQAHKRYFTREGTYADDMEVYCQRFRIVEVL, from the coding sequence ATGGACAGCTTTGCATTTGGCGACAGCCCGGCAATGGCCGATGAACTCCTCGGTCTCGTACTAAGCGGCAAGAAGACCGCTACGGCCTGGGCTGCAAGCCAGGGAATCAAAGGGACGGAAGTAGGAAAGCGCGAAGTTATTAAGGATGGCGCGGGAAGAGAGCGCGTGATTATTGAAACCACGGAGATCGTACCCCGTCCATTCTCTGAGGTCGACGCGAGCTTCGCGCGCGATGAAGGCGAAGGTGACCTGTCCCTCGCGTATTGGCGGCAGGCGCACAAGAGATACTTCACCCGCGAAGGCACGTATGCGGATGATATGGAGGTGTATTGCCAGCGTTTCCGCATCGTGGAGGTTTTGTAG
- a CDS encoding GNAT family N-acetyltransferase, translating into MGTITFTVSLKEVRPSDLSGFFVGWQTPPSPEKFLRLLTNSEYRVLALDGEKVVGFITAITDKTLAAYIPFLEVLPEYQGRGIGQKLVKQMLDLLSEYYMVDLLCDAELQPFYEKLGMKKTAGMMVRNYAKQSGLDI; encoded by the coding sequence ATGGGTACCATTACTTTCACGGTCTCCCTCAAAGAGGTACGACCATCGGATCTCTCCGGATTTTTCGTCGGCTGGCAGACTCCGCCTTCACCGGAAAAGTTCCTGCGGTTGCTGACCAACAGCGAATACCGGGTACTGGCGCTCGACGGCGAGAAAGTCGTCGGTTTCATCACCGCCATAACGGACAAGACACTTGCCGCATACATCCCGTTTCTCGAAGTACTGCCTGAATATCAAGGCAGAGGAATAGGGCAGAAACTCGTAAAACAAATGCTCGATCTTCTAAGCGAGTATTACATGGTTGATCTGCTCTGTGATGCGGAACTCCAGCCTTTTTACGAGAAGCTCGGCATGAAAAAGACGGCAGGGATGATGGTACGGAATTATGCAAAACAGAGCGGCTTGGATATATAA
- a CDS encoding HIT domain-containing protein produces MSCVFCENPEIQKQIVVENELAFAFPTNLPITPGHLLVSPKRHVEYYGELTSYEQLAIEDLRNKLQTALEKVFDAKGFNFAWNHGEMGGQAVPHFHLHVVPRTEGDAGIHRYDPRVFLYRPGSRAKSPDEELVEIAGTIKAAL; encoded by the coding sequence ATGAGCTGCGTATTTTGTGAAAATCCCGAAATCCAGAAACAGATCGTGGTTGAAAACGAACTCGCATTTGCTTTTCCGACGAACCTGCCGATTACTCCCGGCCATCTCCTCGTTTCTCCCAAACGCCACGTTGAATATTATGGGGAGCTGACTTCATACGAACAGCTGGCAATCGAGGATCTTAGGAATAAGCTGCAGACGGCACTGGAAAAAGTCTTTGACGCGAAGGGGTTTAACTTTGCATGGAATCACGGAGAAATGGGCGGCCAGGCGGTTCCTCATTTCCATCTTCACGTCGTTCCCCGCACAGAAGGTGATGCGGGTATTCATCGGTACGATCCGCGGGTCTTCCTGTATCGTCCCGGAAGCCGCGCTAAAAGTCCTGACGAAGAGTTGGTTGAGATTGCTGGCACAATTAAAGCGGCCCTATAA
- a CDS encoding NYN domain-containing protein has product MQLSELQGNLYRDTYLFDPVSYGRIFAFVDFANVRHWAKSFWPIENRLFLQKEIDISKVGKVIDTVKPSRKFFYYGYHREHPELSAQHELNKKHRKSWYRIAKAQDCGFSTRQKEIKEINDFDEDGKFVGVRRKCNFDIEMAMDMLRHVEQYDTVFLRSGDSDFHKLLLYLKEKKKKQVITVCARDFVSKEVDECSDLFIPADPFKDILEYVKDTSPGLRQGRA; this is encoded by the coding sequence ATGCAGTTGTCGGAATTGCAGGGAAATCTATATCGAGATACGTATCTTTTCGATCCGGTATCGTACGGAAGGATATTCGCATTCGTGGATTTCGCGAATGTCCGGCACTGGGCAAAGAGTTTTTGGCCTATAGAGAACAGGCTCTTCCTCCAAAAGGAGATTGATATCAGCAAGGTGGGGAAAGTCATAGACACTGTTAAGCCAAGCAGAAAGTTCTTCTACTATGGATACCACCGGGAACATCCCGAGCTCTCTGCACAGCATGAATTAAATAAGAAGCATCGGAAATCGTGGTACCGTATAGCTAAAGCACAGGACTGCGGGTTCTCCACACGCCAGAAAGAGATAAAGGAGATCAACGATTTCGACGAGGACGGAAAATTCGTCGGCGTGCGTAGGAAGTGCAATTTCGATATCGAGATGGCTATGGACATGCTGCGACATGTCGAGCAATACGATACGGTATTCCTACGGTCCGGCGACAGCGACTTCCATAAGCTTCTTCTCTATCTGAAGGAAAAGAAAAAGAAGCAGGTCATTACGGTTTGCGCACGGGACTTCGTAAGCAAGGAGGTGGATGAGTGTTCTGATCTTTTCATTCCCGCAGATCCATTCAAGGATATTCTCGAGTATGTAAAAGACACCTCCCCCGGCTTGCGCCAGGGGAGGGCATAA
- a CDS encoding DUF6496 domain-containing protein, with the protein MARYGKKAQSKKRAMHEMKRGKLKSGKSGKKVTSRKQAIAIGLSEARKAGGKVPRKRARKSGK; encoded by the coding sequence ATGGCACGGTACGGAAAGAAAGCGCAGAGCAAGAAGCGCGCGATGCACGAGATGAAGCGCGGGAAACTGAAGTCGGGAAAAAGCGGCAAGAAAGTCACGAGCCGTAAGCAGGCGATAGCCATAGGACTTTCCGAAGCCCGGAAAGCGGGCGGCAAGGTGCCGCGCAAACGGGCCCGGAAATCAGGGAAGTAG
- a CDS encoding DUF4342 domain-containing protein has protein sequence MATEEFKVSGEELIRKVKELIKAGNARRIIIKNEKGKTVIEIPLTVGAVGALIAPALAAVGAIAALVTKCTIVVERR, from the coding sequence ATGGCTACGGAAGAATTCAAGGTAAGCGGGGAGGAACTCATCAGGAAAGTGAAGGAGCTTATCAAAGCCGGGAACGCCAGGCGCATTATCATCAAGAACGAGAAGGGAAAGACGGTGATCGAGATTCCCCTTACGGTCGGCGCCGTCGGCGCGCTCATAGCTCCCGCGCTCGCGGCCGTGGGTGCTATCGCAGCCCTTGTCACCAAATGCACGATCGTCGTTGAACGGCGGTAA
- a CDS encoding ASCH domain-containing protein, translating into MKTYKAISLKQPFANWVAEGKKTIETRKWNTKYRGDLVICSSKKPAIDPAGYALCLVELYDTWPMRKEDETGACCKLYDGAYAWLIRNVRPIHPPVPVKGQLSIFDFELPLGYDGVNKNPV; encoded by the coding sequence ATGAAAACCTACAAAGCCATCTCGCTCAAGCAGCCGTTCGCGAACTGGGTCGCGGAAGGGAAGAAAACGATCGAGACGAGGAAGTGGAATACGAAATACCGGGGCGACCTGGTAATTTGTTCTTCAAAAAAGCCCGCTATCGATCCGGCGGGCTATGCGCTTTGCCTCGTCGAGCTCTACGACACGTGGCCGATGCGCAAGGAAGACGAGACGGGCGCCTGCTGCAAGCTCTACGACGGCGCATACGCCTGGCTCATCCGGAATGTCCGGCCCATACATCCGCCGGTGCCCGTAAAAGGGCAGCTGAGTATCTTCGACTTCGAGCTTCCCCTGGGGTATGATGGAGTAAATAAAAACCCGGTTTAG
- a CDS encoding HAD family hydrolase codes for MTKPKAVIYDNDGMLMHGGRFSEQYSREFGVDLAVMSRFFETSFKLCLIGKADLREELAKVLEDWEWKGTADELMRYWFSIGDTLYEDTHASVGKLKEQGVVVCLATNQEKYRLQYLTKKFSYDSLFDEIFSSSELGALKHSEEGLEKISRKLKEAHSIADRGEVMYWDDRESQIKNLGEGGFNAQLYTDYPAFRKTLEEYGLRL; via the coding sequence ATGACCAAGCCGAAAGCCGTAATCTATGACAACGACGGCATGCTTATGCACGGAGGCCGTTTCAGCGAACAGTATTCAAGAGAGTTCGGCGTTGATCTCGCCGTGATGTCCCGATTTTTCGAGACCTCCTTCAAGCTATGTCTCATAGGGAAAGCGGATTTAAGGGAAGAACTAGCAAAGGTACTTGAGGACTGGGAATGGAAAGGAACGGCCGATGAACTTATGCGTTACTGGTTTTCTATCGGCGATACGCTATACGAAGATACGCATGCGTCTGTCGGCAAACTCAAGGAACAAGGCGTGGTCGTATGTCTTGCGACGAACCAGGAGAAGTATCGACTTCAATATCTAACGAAGAAGTTTTCATACGATTCGCTATTTGACGAAATATTCTCCTCATCCGAACTCGGAGCGCTTAAGCATAGCGAGGAAGGACTGGAGAAGATATCCCGGAAACTAAAGGAGGCGCATTCCATCGCCGACAGGGGCGAGGTTATGTACTGGGATGACCGGGAAAGCCAAATCAAGAACCTTGGTGAGGGAGGGTTCAATGCGCAGCTTTATACAGACTATCCCGCTTTCAGAAAGACGCTGGAAGAATACGGGCTTCGATTGTAG
- the purF gene encoding amidophosphoribosyltransferase translates to MEDIKEKCGVFGVYGRGLEAARLTFFGLFALQHRGQESSGITVSGGERLFSHKGMGLVMQVFAEKDIENLAGHAAIGHNRYSTTGGSLPEHIQPFVVRSGTLALAHNGNLPSTKALEEFLASRGKNAAGFSDSKLIIEAISVYMDDGLSVEDAIAKTYPLMTGAFSIVILTPDKLIALRDSYGIRPLSLARLNGGFLVASETCAFNPMGAVFERDVRPGEMLVISEAGLMSRQLAEGKEQLDAFEFVYFSRTDSVLMGRSVYEARRRFGEILAREADIEVDIVVPIPETGIPVAAGYAAAAGITYEPALAKSRYIQRTFIAPDQHLREQGVKMKLSAVADAIRGKRVAIADDSIVRGTTSKQIVAMLFEAGAKEVHFLVSSPPVRFPDFYGIDTPRQDKLLAANHSIEEMREYLGATSLHFLSVGGLIEGIGLPRESLCLSCFTGEYPIDLGERAGEVSYR, encoded by the coding sequence ATGGAAGACATCAAGGAGAAGTGCGGCGTCTTCGGGGTCTATGGCAGAGGACTCGAGGCCGCACGCCTTACCTTCTTCGGCCTCTTCGCGCTTCAGCACCGCGGACAGGAAAGTTCGGGAATAACGGTTTCCGGCGGCGAGCGCCTCTTCTCGCACAAGGGCATGGGGCTCGTGATGCAGGTATTCGCGGAGAAGGATATCGAGAATCTTGCGGGGCATGCGGCCATAGGCCATAACCGGTATTCGACGACGGGCGGGTCGCTTCCGGAGCATATCCAGCCGTTCGTGGTGCGCTCGGGTACGCTCGCACTCGCGCATAACGGCAACCTTCCGTCGACGAAGGCGCTTGAGGAGTTCCTCGCGAGCCGCGGAAAGAATGCCGCGGGCTTTTCCGATTCGAAGCTCATCATCGAGGCGATATCGGTATATATGGACGACGGGCTTTCCGTCGAGGATGCGATAGCGAAGACGTATCCCTTGATGACGGGCGCTTTTTCGATTGTTATCCTTACGCCCGACAAGTTGATCGCGCTTCGGGACAGCTACGGCATCCGCCCGCTCTCGCTTGCCCGCCTCAACGGCGGGTTTCTCGTCGCGTCGGAAACGTGCGCTTTTAATCCGATGGGCGCGGTCTTCGAGCGCGACGTGCGCCCGGGGGAAATGCTGGTGATAAGCGAAGCGGGGCTTATGAGCCGCCAGCTTGCGGAAGGGAAGGAACAGCTCGACGCGTTCGAATTCGTCTACTTCTCCCGCACCGACAGCGTGCTTATGGGCCGGTCGGTATACGAAGCGCGGCGGCGCTTCGGTGAAATACTCGCGCGAGAGGCGGACATCGAGGTCGATATCGTCGTGCCCATCCCCGAAACGGGAATTCCGGTCGCCGCGGGTTATGCCGCCGCGGCAGGCATCACGTATGAGCCCGCGCTCGCTAAAAGCCGCTATATCCAGCGCACGTTCATCGCGCCCGACCAGCATCTGCGCGAGCAGGGCGTGAAGATGAAGCTGTCGGCGGTCGCTGATGCGATCAGGGGGAAGCGTGTCGCGATCGCCGACGACTCCATCGTGCGCGGCACGACCTCGAAGCAAATCGTCGCGATGCTTTTTGAGGCCGGGGCGAAGGAGGTGCACTTCCTCGTCTCGTCGCCCCCGGTCCGTTTCCCTGATTTCTATGGCATCGATACCCCCAGGCAGGACAAGCTTCTCGCGGCGAACCATTCGATAGAGGAGATGCGGGAGTATCTTGGCGCGACGTCGCTCCATTTCCTCTCGGTCGGAGGGCTTATCGAAGGCATCGGTCTCCCGCGGGAAAGTCTCTGCCTCTCCTGCTTTACGGGCGAGTATCCCATAGACCTCGGGGAGAGAGCGGGCGAAGTGTCGTATCGGTAA
- a CDS encoding class I SAM-dependent methyltransferase, with protein MSNDTFPLAYQSEEANRYFEFEKQQHPADTFIADALRGIGIHGHKILDYGCGSGLMVPPLLKLGASQVIGCDPSAAMIREANRRFAGASAMSAMTRFDLLTGLPLPYPSSSFDGVLLRFVLHYIPDTQSAFREFARILKPNGWVVAVSSDVSLKPGREYLANTMMPLIFQDMLTVRTLIKQGKEITESAGNAGLEIERYERISDATLASVDTTYEHAREIEQFSTGLLVARKPLDKRKPTV; from the coding sequence ATGAGCAATGATACATTCCCACTTGCGTATCAATCAGAGGAAGCAAACCGCTATTTTGAATTCGAAAAGCAACAGCATCCGGCGGATACGTTTATAGCGGATGCGCTGCGCGGTATTGGTATTCACGGTCACAAGATACTCGATTACGGATGCGGTTCCGGTCTTATGGTACCGCCGCTACTTAAACTCGGAGCTTCGCAAGTGATCGGGTGCGACCCGAGTGCAGCCATGATACGCGAGGCAAACCGCCGATTTGCCGGTGCTTCTGCCATGTCCGCTATGACTCGTTTCGATCTTCTCACGGGATTGCCACTACCATACCCGAGTTCAAGTTTCGACGGCGTGCTGCTCCGTTTCGTACTTCATTACATACCCGATACCCAATCCGCTTTCAGGGAGTTTGCCCGGATATTGAAGCCGAACGGATGGGTGGTGGCCGTTTCGAGCGATGTGTCCCTAAAGCCTGGGAGGGAGTACCTCGCAAATACAATGATGCCGCTTATCTTTCAGGATATGTTGACGGTACGGACGCTGATAAAGCAGGGAAAAGAAATCACCGAGAGCGCCGGGAATGCGGGGCTCGAAATCGAACGGTACGAGCGTATTTCCGACGCGACTCTCGCCTCGGTCGATACGACGTACGAACATGCGCGCGAAATTGAGCAATTCAGCACCGGCTTGCTGGTCGCACGAAAACCATTGGATAAGCGCAAACCTACGGTCTAG
- a CDS encoding CAP domain-containing protein yields the protein MAARKRPGTISFLLAVLAAGVTLTGVYFALAPAIVPNPDLRATVIPTGVLARTNSDRAANGLPALRGNYLLDKAAQMKADDMAERGYFAHISPDGQSPLYWLDKVGYQYLNVGENLGRNYPDARALETGWMNSPEHRENVLRPEFTEAGVGTASGMYKGEMTTFAVEIFATPLPSAKGNSSGSGTEVVPIPDLISSKPLASTSDEDALYRATLGALILDLKRQIAELVARLALKPG from the coding sequence ATGGCTGCCCGCAAACGTCCCGGTACCATAAGCTTTCTCCTCGCGGTTCTTGCGGCGGGCGTTACGCTCACCGGCGTCTATTTCGCCCTCGCTCCGGCTATCGTCCCGAACCCGGATCTTCGCGCGACCGTGATACCGACGGGCGTGCTCGCAAGAACCAACAGCGACCGCGCCGCAAACGGCCTTCCGGCGCTCCGGGGAAACTATCTGCTTGATAAAGCGGCGCAGATGAAGGCCGACGACATGGCGGAGCGCGGCTATTTCGCGCACATAAGCCCCGACGGGCAGAGCCCGCTCTACTGGCTCGACAAGGTCGGATACCAATACCTGAACGTGGGCGAGAACCTGGGGCGTAACTATCCGGACGCGCGGGCGCTTGAAACCGGCTGGATGAATTCTCCGGAGCACCGGGAGAACGTGCTCCGGCCCGAATTCACCGAAGCGGGCGTCGGGACCGCAAGCGGCATGTACAAAGGGGAAATGACGACATTCGCCGTCGAGATATTCGCGACGCCGCTTCCTTCCGCCAAGGGAAACTCTTCGGGTAGCGGTACTGAAGTTGTTCCCATTCCCGACCTTATTTCGTCCAAGCCGCTCGCCTCGACAAGCGACGAAGACGCGCTCTACCGTGCGACGCTCGGCGCGCTCATCCTCGATCTCAAGCGCCAGATAGCGGAATTGGTCGCGCGCCTTGCGCTTAAGCCGGGCTAG
- a CDS encoding GIY-YIG nuclease family protein, protein MTAGKRIVRASRHHVYILECADGTLYTGSTSDLVRRLREHNHAKSGAHYTKIRRPVVLRYAESAKTLGEARSREAALKRLTRQEKLALIGK, encoded by the coding sequence ATGACGGCAGGGAAGCGAATCGTTCGCGCTTCGCGCCATCACGTCTATATCCTCGAGTGCGCCGACGGGACGCTCTACACAGGAAGCACGAGCGACCTTGTCCGAAGGCTTCGGGAGCATAATCACGCCAAATCAGGGGCGCATTATACGAAGATCAGGAGGCCTGTCGTGCTCCGTTATGCCGAATCCGCAAAGACGCTCGGGGAGGCAAGAAGCCGGGAAGCCGCTCTTAAGCGCCTTACGAGGCAGGAGAAGCTCGCGCTTATCGGGAAATAA